One Oncorhynchus clarkii lewisi isolate Uvic-CL-2024 chromosome 28, UVic_Ocla_1.0, whole genome shotgun sequence genomic region harbors:
- the LOC139386740 gene encoding mucin-2-like produces the protein MADPNRALIVCGIQTPRELLSVAPSPPIIHCIAESSHGKLHIWSSNYPRPPTGQVEFKELRKLQWERKGCPLKDQEMSLQDALLNTDDGVTHCPSGLPPHCLLGTATAVTTHILKHNIVPSTFLSPPNLLSPPTPYPLQPPYPPQPPYPPQPPNPYPPQPLPSTPYPPQPPTAYPPQPLYPTQPPYPLPLYPLPSSAHLPHSYHLAPTLLSPHTPIPPQSPYPLPSSATLPSSAPLPSSAPLPSSAPLPFTPLPPTFLSPLPPTLLSPSTPNPLQPPYPPQPLYPTQPPAPYLPQPLYPLPSSANLPSSFPLPSSAPLPPTPYAPQPLYPLPSSAPLPPTLLSPSTLLIPPSAYPPQPTYPHPSSVPLPPTLLSQSTVLSPPTLLSHSTLLSPSNPYSPQPLYPTHPPYRLPSSAPLPPTLLSHSTVLSPPNLLSPSTLLSPSSPYTPQPLYPTHPPYRLPSSVPLTPTLLSHSPVLSPPTLLSPSTLLSPSTPYTPQPLYPTHPPYRLPSSAPLHPTLLSPSTLLSPSTPYTPQPLYPTHPPYRLPSSPPYPLPSSAPLPPTLLSQPPLLIPSTLLCPLPPTPYAPQPLYPLPSSAPLPYSYPLVPTLLNPHTPIPPQSPYPLPSSATLPSSSPLQPTLLSPPNPYPPQPPYPLPSSGPLPSSARLTSSAPLPPTLLSPPTPYPRPSARLTSSAPLPPTLLSPLPSSAPLPSSAPLPPTPYPPQPLYPLPSSAPYRLPSSAPLPYSAPLPSTPLPPTLLSPSTLLIPPSAYPPQPTYPHPSSVPLPPTLLSHSTVLSPPTLLSPSTLLCPPTAYPSTPYLPQPPPPYPPQPFYTQPSSAPLPSSATLPPSTFLSPPNLLSPPNPYPPQPPYPLPSSGPLPSSARLTSSAPLPPTLLSPLPSSAPLPSSAPLPPTPYPPQPLYPLPSSAPYRLPSSAPLPYSAPLPSTPLPPTLLSPSTLLIPPSAYPPQPTYPHPSSVPLPPTLLSHSTVLSPPTLLSPSTLLCPPTAYPSTPYLPQPPPPPSSAPLPSSAPLPSSAPLPLTPLPPTFLSPLPPTLLSPSTPNPLQPPYPPQPLYPTKPSSHHLPQPLYPLPSSANLPSSFPLPSSAPLPPTPYAPQALYPLPSSAPQPPTLLSPSTLLIPPRAYPPQPTYPHPSSAPLPPTLLSPPTPYPLHPPYPTQPLYTLPSSAPLPPTLFSPPTPYPPQPTYPPHSLYPPLPPYPLLPTLLSPSTPYPPQPPNPLPSSAPLPYSYPLAPTLLNPHTPIPPQSPYPLPSSATLPSSSPLQPTLLSPPNPYPPQPPYPLPSSGPLPSSARLTSSAPLPPTLLSPSTLLIPPSAYPPHPLPPTLLSPSTPNPLQPPYPPQPLYPTKPSSHHLPQPLYPLPSSANLPSSFPLPSSAPLPPTPYAPQPLYPLPSSAPQPPILLSPSTLLIPPSAYPPQPTYPHPSSVPLPPTLLSHCTVLCPLPLTPLPPTFLSPLPLTLLSRSTPNPLQPPYPPQPLYPTKPSSHHLPQPLYPLPSSANLPSSFPLPSSAPLPPTPYAPQALYPLPSLAPQPPTLLSPSTLLIPPSAYPPQPTYPHPSSAPLPPTLLSPPTPYPLQPPYPTQPLYTLPSSAPLPPNPLQPPYPLPSSANLPSSFPLPSSSPLPPTPYAPHPPTPYPPQPLYRPQPPYPPQHLYPPLPPYRLPLYPLPSSAPSPLPSSALLHPTLFSPPTLLSPSTLLSPPLTTFLSPSTPYPPQPTYPPHSLYPPLPPYPLLPTLLSPSTPYPPQPPNPLPSSAPLPYSYPLAPTLLNPHTPIPPQSPYPLPSSATVPSSAPLPSSAPLPSSAPLPPTLLSPSTLLILPTAYPPQPPYPLPFSAPLPSSAPLPPTLLSPSTLLIIPTAYPPQPPYPLPSSTSLPPTLLSPSNLLSPPTPYPPQHLYPYPPQPLYPTQPPPLYPPQPFYTQPSSALLPSSTSLPPTLLSPTTLLSPSNLLSPPTPYPPQPPYPLPSSASVPPTLLSPSTFLSPLPSSAPLPSSAPYPLLPTLLSPSTPYPPQPPTAYPPQPLYPTQPPYPLPLYPLPSSPLYRPQPPYPPQPIYPPLPPTAYPSTPYLPQPPPPYPPQPFYTQPSSAPYPPQPLYPTKPSSHHLPQPLYPLPSSANLPSSFPLPSSAPLPPTPYAPQPLYPYPPQPPNPLPSSAPLPYSYPLAPTLLNPHTPIPPQSPYPLPSSATLPSSAPLPSSAPLPSSAPLPPTFLSPSTLLILPTAYPPQPPYPLPFSAPLPSSAPLPPTLLSPSTLLIIPTAYPPTLPPYPLLPTLLSPSTPYPPQPPYPYPPQPPYSLPSSAPLPLPYSASHPLPYSAPLTSNLLNPTTPYLLSPPPPTPYPPQPL, from the exons AGGAAGTTGCAGTGGGAAAGGAAAGGATGCCCTCTTAAAGACCAGGAAATGAGCCTCCAGGATGCCCTGCTCAACACCGACGATGGGGTCACACACTGTCCCTCTGGGCTCCCTCCACACTGCCTGCTGGGCACGGCTACAGCAGTGACAACACACATTCTGAAGCACAACATTGT gCCCTCTACCTTCCTCAGCCCGCCTAACCTCCTCAGCCCCCCTACTCCCTACCCTCTTCAgcccccctaccctcctcagcccccctaccctcctcagccccctaacccttaccctcctCAGCCTCT cccctctaccccctaccctcctcagccccctaccgcctaccctcctcagcccctctaccCTACTCAGCCCCCCTACCCTCTACcgctctaccccctaccctcctcagcccatCTCCCCCACTCATACCACCTAGcgcctaccctcctcagcccacatacccccatccctcctcagtccccctaccccctaccctcctcagccacTCTACCGTCCTCAgcccccctaccctcctcagcccctctaccctcctctgccCCCCTACCGTTTACCCCTCTACCCCCTACCTTCCTCAGCCCCCtcccccctaccctcctcagcccttCTACACCCAACCCTCTTCAgcccccctaccctcctcagcccctctaccCCACTCAGCCCCCCGCCCCCTACCTTCCTCAgcccctctaccccctaccctcctcagccaaCCTACCCTCCTCattccctctaccctcctctgcccccctaccccctactccctacgctcctcagcccctctaccccctaccctcctcagcccccctaccccctaccctcctcagcccctctaccCTACTCATACCCCCTAGCGCCTACCCTCCTCAACCCACatacccccatccctcctcagtccccctaccccctaccctcctcagccaaTCTACCGTCCTCAgcccccctaccctcctcagccactctaccctcctcagcccctctaacccctactctcctCAGCCCCTCTACCCTACTCATCCTCCCTACcgcctaccctcctcagcccccctaccccctaccctcctcagccacTCTACCGTCCTCAGCCCCCCTAAcctcctcagcccctctaccctcctcagcccctcttCCCCCTACACTCCTCAGCCCCTCTACCCTACTCATCCTCCCTACCGCCTACCCTCCTCAgtccccctaacccctaccctcctcagccacTCTCCCGTCCTCAgcccccctaccctcctcagcccctctaccctcctcagcccctctaccCCCTACACTCCTCAGCCCCTCTACCCTACTCATCCTCCCTACcgcctaccctcctcagcccccctacaccctaccctcctcagcccctctaccctcctcagcccctctaccCCCTACACTCCTCAGCCCCTCTACCCTACTCATCCTCCCTACCGCCTACCCTCCTCa cccccctaccccctaccctcttcagcccccctaccccctaccctcctcagccaaCCTCCCCTCCTCattccctctaccctcctctgccccctaccccctactccctacgctcctcagcccctctaccccctaccctcctcagcccctctaccCTACTCATACCCCCTAGTGCCTACCCTCCTCAACCCACatacccccatccctcctcagtccccctaccccctaccctcctcagccactctaccctcctcatccccccTACAACCTACCCTTCTCAgcccccctaacccctaccctcctcagcccccctaccccctaccctcctcaggCCCTCTACCTTCCTCAGCCCGCCTAACCTCCTCagcccccctaccccctaccctcctcagcccccctaccccctaccctaggCCCTCAGCCCGCCTAACCTCCTCagcccccctaccccctaccctcctcagccccctaCCCTCCTCGGCCCCTTTACCCTCCTCTGcccccctaccccctactccctaccctcctcagcccctctaccccctaccctcctcagccccctaccgcctaccctcctcagcccctctaccCTACTCAGCCCCcctaccctctacccctctaccccctaccctcctcagcccatCTACCCTTCTCATACCACCTAGcgcctaccctcctcagcccacatacccccatccctcctcagtccccctaccccctaccctcctcagccacTCTACCGTCCTCAgcccccctaccctcctcagcccctctaccctcctctgccCCCCTACCGCTTACCCCTCTACCCCCTACCTTCCTCAGCCCCCtcccccctaccctcctcagcccttCTACACCCAACCCTCTTCAgcccccctaccctcctcagccacTCTACC gCCCTCTACCTTCCTCAGCCCGCCTAACCTCCTCAgcccccctaacccctaccctcctcagcccccctaccccctaccctcctcaggCCCTCTACCTTCCTCAGCCCGCCTAACCTCCTCagcccccctaccccctaccctcctcagccccctaCCCTCCTCGGCCCCTTTACCCTCCTCTGcccccctaccccctactccctaccctcctcagcccctctaccccctaccctcctcagccccctaccgcctaccctcctcagcccctctaccCTACTCAGCCCCcctaccctctacccctctaccccctaccctcctcagcccatCTACCCTTCTCATACCACCTAGcgcctaccctcctcagcccacatacccccatccctcctcagtccccctaccccctaccctcctcagccacTCTACCGTCCTCAgcccccctaccctcctcagcccctctaccctcctctgccCCCCTACCGCTTACCCCTCTACCCCCTACCTTCCTCAGCCCCCTCCCCCCCCGTCCTCAgcccccctaccctcctcagcccctctaccctcctctgccCCCCTACCGCTTACCCCTCTACCCCCTACCTTCCTCAGCCCCCtcccccctaccctcctcagcccttCTACACCCAACCCTCTTCAgcccccctaccctcctcagcccctctaccCTACTAAGCCCTCCTCTCACCACCTTCCTCAgcccctctaccccctaccctcctcagccaaCCTACCCTCCTCATTCCCTCTACCATCCTCTGcccccctaccccctactccctacGCTCCTCAGgccctctaccccctaccctcctcagccccccaaccccctaccctcctcagcccctctaccCTACTCATACCCCCTAGAGCCTACCCTCCTCAACCCACatacccccatccctcctcagcccccctacctcctaccctcctcagcccccctacaccctaccctcttCATCCCCCCTACCCTACTCAGCCCCTCTacaccctaccctcctcagcccccctaccccctaccctcttcagcccccctaccccctaccctcctcagccaaCCTACCCTCCTCattccctctaccctcctcttcccccctaccccctactccctacgctcctcagcccctctaccccctaccctcctcagccccccaaccccctaccctcctcagcccctctaccCTACTCATACCCCCTAGCGCCTACTCTCCTCAACCCACatacccccatccctcctcagtccccctaccccctaccctcctcagccactctaccctcctcatccccccTACAACCTACCCTTCTCAgcccccctaacccctaccctcctcagcccccctaccccctaccctcctcaggCCCTCTACCTTCCTCAGCCCGCCTAAcctcctcagcccctctaccccctaccctcctcagcccatCTACCCTTCTCATACCACCTAGCGCCTACCCTCCTCA CCCCCtcccccctaccctcctcagcccttCTACACCCAACCCTCTTCAgcccccctaccctcctcagcccctctaccCTACTAAGCCCTCCTCTCACCACCTTCCTCAgcccctctaccccctaccctcctcagccaaCCTACCCTCCTCattccctctaccctcctctgcccccctaccccctactccctacgctcctcagcccctctaccccctaccctcctcagccccccaACCCCCTATcctcctcagcccctctaccCTTCTCATACCCCCTAGCGCCTACCCTCCTCAACCCACatacccccatccctcctcagtccccctaccccctaccctcctcagccacTGTACCGTCCTCTGCCCCCTACCGCTTACCCCTCTACCCCCTACCTTCCTCAGCCCCCTCCCCCTTACTCTCCTCAGCCGTTCTACACCCAACCCTCTTCAgcccccctaccctcctcagcccctctaccCTACTAAGCCCTCCTCTCACCACCTTCCTCAgcccctctaccccctaccctcctcagccaaCCTACCCTCCTCattccctctaccctcctctgcccccctaccccctactccctacGCTCCTCAGgccctctaccccctaccctccttAGCCCCCCAAcctcctaccctcctcagcccctctaccCTACTCATACCCCCTAGCGCCTACCCTCCTCAACCCACatacccccatccctcctcagcccccctacctcctaccctcctcagcccccctacaccctaccctcttCAGCCCCCCTACCCTACTCAGCCCCTCTacaccctaccctcctcagcccccctaccccctaaccctcttcagcccccctaccccctaccctcctcagccaaCCTACCCTCCTCattccctctaccctcctcttcccccctaccccctactccctacgctcctca tccccctaccccctaccctcctcagccacTCTACCGTCCTCAgcccccctaccctcctcagcacCTCTACCCTCCTCTGCCCCCCTACCGCTTACCCCTCTACCCCCTACCTTCCTCAGCCCCCtcccccctaccctcctcagcccttCTACACCCAACCCTCTTCAgcccccctaccctcctcagcccctctaccCTACTAAGCCCTCCTCTCACCACCTTCCTCAgcccctctaccccctaccctcctcagccaaCCTACCCTCCTCattccctctaccctcctctgcccccctaccccctactccctacgctcctcagcccctctaccccctaccctcctcagccccccaaccccctaccctcctcagcccctctaccCTACTCATACCCCCTAGCGCCTACCCTCCTCAACCCACatacccccatccctcctcagtccccctaccccctaccctcctcagccacTGTACCGTCCTCAgcccccctaccctcctcagcccctctaccctcctcagcccctctaccCCCTACACTCCTCAGCCCCTCTACCCTACTCATCCTCCCTACcgcctaccctcctcagcccccctaccccctacccttctcagcccctctaccctcctcagcccctctaccCCCTACACTCCTCAGCCCCTCTACCCTACTCATCATCCCTACcgcctaccctcctcagcccccctaccccctaccctcctcaacctctcttccccctaccctcctcagcccctctaACCTACTCagcccccctaccccctaccctcctcagcacctctacccctaccctcctcagcccctctaccctactcagccccctcccctctaccctcctcaGCCCTTCTACACCCAACCCTCTTCAGCCCTCCTACCCTCCTCAACCTCTCttccccctaccctcctcagccccactaccctcctcagcccctctaACCTACTCagcccccctaccccctaccctcctcagcccccctaccccctaccctcctcagcctctgtaccccctaccctcctcagcccctctaccTTCCTCagccccctaccctcctcagcccctctaccctcctctgccccctaccccctactccctaccctcctcagcccctctaccccctaccctcctcagccccctaccgcctaccctcctcagcccctctaccCTACTCAGCCCCcctaccctctacccctctaccccctaccctcctca ccacTCTACCGTCCTCAgcccccctaccctcctcagcccatCTACCCTCCTCTGCCCCCTACCGCTTACCCCTCTACCCCCTACCTTCCTCAGCCCCCtcccccctaccctcctcagcccttCTACACCCAACCCTCTTCagccccctaccctcctcagcccctctaccCTACTAAGCCCTCCTCTCACCACCTTCCTCAgcccctctaccccctaccctcctcagccaaCCTACCCTCCTCattccctctaccctcctctgcccccctaccccctactccctacgctcctcagcccctctacccctaccctcctcagccccccaaccccctaccctcctcagcccctctaccCTACTCATACCCCCTAGCGCCTACCCTCCTCAACCCACatacccccatccctcctcagtccccctaccccctaccctcctcagccacTCTACCGTCCTCAgcccccctaccctcctcagcccctctaccctcctcagcccctctaccCCCTACATTCCTCAGCCCCTCTACCCTACTCATCCTCCCTACcgcctaccctcctcagcccccttaccccctacccttctcagcccctctaccctcctcagcccctctaccCCCTACACTCCTCAGCCCCTCTACCCTACTCATCATCCCTACCGCCTACCCTCCTACCCTTcccccctaccccctactccctacgctcctcagcccctctaccccctaccctcctcagcccccctacccctaccctcctcagcccccctactccctaccctcctcagcccctctacccctaccctactCAGCCTCCCACCCCCTACCATACTCAGCCCCTCTTACCTCTAACCTCCTCAACCCCACTACCCCCTACCTCCtcagccccccaccccccaccccctaccctcctcagcctctcTAG